The DNA sequence GCATGGGGGTGCGCCGGCCGGCGAAGGCGGCAGCGCGGGGATCCGGATCAATGCCGGTCACGTGCATGGACGTGCCGTCCCGGTGTGCCCAGCGGGCCAGCATGATGGCGAGGTCGCCGCCGCCGGACCCGATGTCCAGGACGGTCACGGGGCTTTTGTCCGGTTTGACGATGGTGCGCAATTCCCTGTTGTACAGGCCCCGCCAGCCGGACAACACCCGGTTGATGACCCAAAACTGCCGGTAAGTATTGTCCAGGAGCTTTTCATCGCAGTCCGTGCGGTCCATCTGCTCGATGTCCTCGGCGGCGCGCGTTCGCAGCAGAATCCCCATGGCCTGGCGTTCCAGTCAGGCCACGGGTGCTTCTGTGGGCGTCCGGTCCTGGCGCGCCTCCGGGGCGAATCCGGCAGCGTGGTCCTGCCGTACGAGGTCCTGGTTTGCGGCGATGGACTGCCGGAGCTTGGTGAACAGCCCCGTTTCCACGGTCAATCCCGGGCCGAAAGCCATGGAACAGATACGCCCGCCACCGTTGGAATCCCCGGGCAGCAGCGGCTGTTCCAGGATGTATTTGAGGACAAAGAGCACCGTGGCACTGCTCATGTTGCCGTAGTTCCGGAGGATGTCCCGCGCCGGAACCAGTTGCGCGTCGCTGAGGCCAAGCCGGGACTGGACCTTGTCCAGGATGCTGCGGCCACCAGGGTGGATGGCCCAGTGGGGGATCGCGGTGTAGGGGAGTGCCGCCAATTCCGGGTCCTTTGCCAGCAGTGGCTGCAGGGCACCCACGATGTGGTCATCGATGATGTGGGGCACATAGGTGCCCAGGACCATCTCGAACCCATGGTCGCCGATGTTCCATGCCATGGAGTCCTCACCGACCGGGGTCAGGACTGTTTCGAAGTGGTCCAGCTTCAGCAGCGCGGCTTCTTCCGCGCCGGGGCGTGCGGTCACGACGGCGGCGGCGGCGCCATCGGCGAAAAGGGCCGAACCCATGATGGTGTCCGGATCATTGGACGTGCGTACGTGCAGGGAGCAGAGTTCGGCGCAGACCACCAGGACCACCGCGTCCGGGTCCGATTCACAGAACAACTTCGCAGCGCGGAGCGCCGGAAACGCCGCGTAGCAGCCCATGAAGCCCAGGTG is a window from the Arthrobacter sp. NicSoilC5 genome containing:
- a CDS encoding type III polyketide synthase, which produces MTVYVRSLETAVPTTKLIQSEARDVFAAQPGLSRLGSRLVTTCFDGAAIDTRFTAVSELTNTSRSDNPQFYDPDTGLLLNPSTKVRNDIFAREATKLFVEAARAALQAAPELDLLDITHLVTVSCTGFFNPGPDYKVVRELGLSPSVQRYHLGFMGCYAAFPALRAAKLFCESDPDAVVLVVCAELCSLHVRTSNDPDTIMGSALFADGAAAAVVTARPGAEEAALLKLDHFETVLTPVGEDSMAWNIGDHGFEMVLGTYVPHIIDDHIVGALQPLLAKDPELAALPYTAIPHWAIHPGGRSILDKVQSRLGLSDAQLVPARDILRNYGNMSSATVLFVLKYILEQPLLPGDSNGGGRICSMAFGPGLTVETGLFTKLRQSIAANQDLVRQDHAAGFAPEARQDRTPTEAPVA